Below is a genomic region from Sorghum bicolor cultivar BTx623 chromosome 9, Sorghum_bicolor_NCBIv3, whole genome shotgun sequence.
actaattaggtttaaaaaatttgtctcacagattactggtaaactgtgtaattagttagtttttaatttatatttaatactctatgcatgtgtcacaaaatTCAATATGAcaagaaatctaaaatttttacaaaatttctAAGAAACAAGCCTTATTTAGCTATCAAAATCTTTacaagattggagatgaaaatttttgggtgtcacatcggatgtgtcggaaagaTGTCGGAAGaggttttagaaactaataaaaaacaaattacatagctcatctagaaacttcaagacaaatctattaagcataattaatctatcatcacatgtgggttactgtagcacttaaggctaatcatggactaactagacttaaaaaatttgtctcgtgattttcaaccaaactgtataattagtttatttttttatctacatttattttttttagcaaaaaccGTGGGGCAAAGCCCCCCGGCAACATATATTGAACAGAGTAGTTCAGAGAATACTTACAAGAGGGAAGACCAACCAGCGGTTAGCAACAAAGACTAGGGGAAGGGAAGCAACTACTCTAAGACTCTTCTACTCTAACCAGCAAAAAGGACAACTAAGAAACTAAGAATCTCAGAGCACCGAGCCAACTGAGGATCGTAGGATGGAGACTCGACTTGATTCTGTATAGGAGCAGTTTCGTTTCTTCCTTGAAAGCATCCTTCCAAGATCCTAGTCTTGGAAATTTTTTATTGAAGATAACTCCATTCCTTTCATTCCAAAGACACCATGCAGCAATTAGGAAAACTTCCATGAAGAATGGTCCttgaaaaacatcctttgccctaTAAATTCTTTCATGCAGACTGGGAGCATCATCCCAGGCAATCCCAATTGCAAACCATCTGGCAGTGGCAGCAGGACAGTTAAAAAACATGTGCTCTAAGGTTTCTTCCACATGGTTTTGACAAAGGACACAGTTGTATCCTTCCTCTAAGAACTTATTTCTCCGTCTCAGCATATTCCTAGTATTAAGTCTGTCATTCAGCAGCaaccatccaaaaaattttatcttGGGAAGGCATTTAGATTTCCAAATCCAAACTACTGATCTTTGAGGCTGCAATGAGGAGAAGTGATGCTGATAGAATCTATGAGAAGAGTACCTTTGAGTTCCCCAAATGAAGTGCCAAACATCTCTGACATGAGGTGAAACTGGAGGCAGGCCAGAAACAGCATTTTGTAAAAGCAAAAACTCATTATATGCTTGTCTAGACATTGGGATTCTGAAATTATGCAATAGATCTCCTGAATTTCTCAATTTCCAGAGAGAGACTTTGGGGTTATTGGCATAAGCATATAGATTTGGGAATACCTCAGCACCCACCTGCCCATTAATAATATCTTCCCAGAAGCTAATTGTATCTCCCATTCCTAGAGAACAAGAAGCCACTCCTCTAAACTGCACATTAAGTCTAAAGATGTCTCTGCACCAAAATGAGCCTTTTTCTCTAGCAAGATGAGGAACACTATCTACATAATATTTTTTCCAGATAAGCTTGACCCATTGAATTTCATCTTTTCTGTAGAATTTATCTAGATGTTTTATCAATAGGGCATTATTCTGCAGGCTTAGGTTGATTACCCCCAGTCCACCTTTGCTCTTTGGTCTTTGCACCAGATCCCAAGCAGCAAGGTTATATCCCTTCCTTTTGAATTCACTGCCCCTCCAGAGACAATTCTTCCTATGCTTGTCAATGATCTCAATGATAGTGACTGGAAGTTTCAGAGAACACATGTAGTAAGTAGGCAACGAGGAAATGACAGAATTAACTAGCTGCAACCGGCCAGCATAAGACAGGAATTGTGAACTAGCAGAGAGTCTTCTTTCAATTCTGCAGATCAGGGGGGCATAATCTTTCACTTGAGGCTTAGTAAGTCCCATTGGGAGCCCAAGGTACGTGAAAGGGTAGGCTCCAACGACACAGCCAAAAgagtttatctacatttaatgttacatgtatgtgtctaaaaattcgatgtgatggatgaaattttttaagatgagaaactaaacagggcctatagggtgtgtttggttgctgTCTAAATGTGGCCAAGGCTGACTTGGGCCAAAAATTGAGTGTTTGGTTGGTTGAAGAAGGCTTGGAGCATGGCTAACTTGGGCCAGCCGTACAGAAATAGCCTGGCCAGGTTTGAAAGCCCAAATTGGGCTTCCCAACTAAGTCAGGCTCTGGCCAGCCGTCTCCAGACGTTCTTGTCACCGCCCCGCGCGCTGCGCGTCCGATGAGCGCCGCCAGGCGGCTCGGCCTCGCCGCGGAGGGAGAAGGAGAAGGTGGGCGTCCGAGGCCATGGCGAGCCAGCCGCCGATGTGGCCGCAGTAGCGTCCAGCGCTGAGGTTCGTGGGGAGagcccgccgccgctgcccagatggcggaggaggaggcgcgaaACCTCGAACGGGAGGTCGGTTGGGAAGAAGTCCTGCACGCACGCTCGTCAGGAGCGCGCAGACGAGGGGGACAGCGACGCGGCTGCGCGGGGCGAGGACGGCGACAGTGCGCTCAAGCAGCTCCGGCAGGAGATCCGGCCATGCGGGGATGCTCTCAAGCAGCTTCTAGTTTCTGCCTCTTCTTTTTcctgctttttttttcttcctccACTGCATGTATTCTTCTTGGTCTATCAATCGTCTGCCTGTGGGGATGCAATTGGATGACAATTGATGAGCCGTGTTCAGGTGCGGACGCTGTGTTCAGACGCCGTGTTCAGATGCCCTGCACCTGTTCGACGAATTGCTCCAATAGATGTAAGCTTACCTACTGTGATTCTATCCAAGCTAGTTAGGGAACCAAACATGATCTACACAAGCCAGACTCCAATAGTACAAGCAAACCAAACACAACCACCTTGTATTAGTGGAGCCAGGCTTGGGTTGGCCTGGTTTACTTTTGCTGGCCAAGCTATGTGGAGAAGAGAACCAAGCACACTCATAAAGACCTcatagaagaaaagaaaagcacATTTTTGTCCCACTTCACCGGTATGCCCACCGGGGTCGCACTCCGATCCATCCATTCCTGCCGCTACCACTGCCTGCCTGCCTACCCGTGGGGACACGCCACGAGCGAGAGGGGAGACGGACACCCCCGCCCGCGGACGGGCCCCACACGGCCTCTCCTTCCCGGAACCCCCACGTCGCCGCCTCGTCTGACCGGTCAAACCGCACGAGCTTTGACGCACACACCCCCCTCACCCTCTGGCCTCTGCGTCAAACCCCTGCCTTCCAAGAAGCATCCCGTTTCCACCACGTTCACATTCTTCCTCTGAGCTCCACTGACACTCCGGTCCCAGCTGCTTCCGTCCCCACCTGTAAGTGACGCCATCGCTTAATGAAGCGCCCCCACCTGGCCGCTGCCGGCGCTTTACCGCGCCACTACCGACCGCTACTTAAACGGCAGCCCAGCCACCGAGCAACCACTCCCGTCCGCCTCCGGCCCTCTCCCCCTCATCTCCTCTCCTCACGCTAGCTGTGACCCCATCTCTGCCCTCGTCTCCTCCACTGCTCGGCTGCTCTGCGTCGCTCGCCATGGCGTCCTCGACGGGGAGCTTGGAGCACGGCGGGTTCACGTTCACGCCGCCGCCCTTCATCACCTCGTTCACGGAGCTACTCTCCGGGACAGGGGACATGCTAGGAGGAGCCGGCGGCGCCGACCAGGAGCGGTCGCCGAGGGGGCTGTTCCACCGCGGCGCCAGGGGCGGCGTGGGCGTGCCCAAGTTCAAGTCCGCGCAGCCGCCCAGCCTGCCCATCTCATCGCCGCCGCCGATGTCGCCGTCCTCCTACTTCGCCATCCCGGCCGGCCTCAGCCCCGCCGAGCTGCTCGACTCGCCCGTCCTGCTCCACtcttcctccaacatcttggcGTCTCCCACCACCGGCGCCATCCCGGCGCAGAGGTTCGACTGGAAGCAGGCCGCCGATCTCATCGCGTCTCAGTCTCATCAGCAAGACGACACCcgggctgccgccgccgccggcggcttcAACGACTTCTCCTTCCACACGGCCACCACCTCCAACGCCATGCCCGCGCAGACCACGTCCTTCCCTTCCTTCAAGGTACGAAGAATTGCTTGTTACTAGCACAGGCTAATTAAGCTACGAAATAAGTATTTACCAGTACACTAGGCCAGTAGCTGAGAGTCTGAATCGATCTGTGTGTGGTCGtgcagcaggaacagcagcagcaagtCGAAGCGGCAGCGACGACCAATAAGCAGAGCGCCGTCGTGGCGTCGAGCAACAACAAGCAGgggagcagcggcggcgggaACAGCAGCAACACGAAGCTGGAGGACGGTTACAACTGGCGCAAGTACGGGCAGAAGCAGGTGAAAGGGAGCGAGAACCCGCGCAGCTACTACAAGTGCACGTACCACAGCTGCTCCATGAAGAAGAAGGTGGAGCGGTCCCTGGCCGACGGCCGCATCACGCAGATCGTCTACAAGGGCGCGCACAACCACCCCAAGCCGCTGTCCACGCGCCGCAACTCGTCCTCCGGTGGGGTCGTCGCGGCGGGGGAGGAGCAGCAGGCCGCCGCAAACAgcctctccgccgccgccgccgcggcgggtgGCTGTGGGCCGGAGCACTCCGGCGCCACCGCCGAGAACTCGTCCGTCACCTTCGGCGACGACGAGGCGGAGAACGCGTCGCACCGGAGCGACGGCGACGAGCCCGACGCCAAGCGCTGGTACGAAATTCATTCGCTACTCATTCGCGGTTGTATATATGGTATTTTTCTTGTGTTGGTTCGTGGAACTCAAactcatcatatatatatatatatatacatgtgctTGATCGATCAGGAAGCAGGAGGATGGCGAGAACGAGGGCAGCtctggcggcgccggcggcaagCCGGTGCGCGAGCCCCGGCTGGTGGTGCAGACGCTGAGCGACATCGACATCCTGGACGACGGGTTCCGGTGGCGCAAGTACGGGCAGAAAGTGGTGAAGGGGAACCCGAACCCGCGGAGCTACTACAAGTGCACCACGGTGGGTTGCCCCGTGCGGAAGCACGTGGAGCGCGCGTCCCACGACACGCGCGCCGTGATCACCACTTACGAGGGCAAGCACAACCACGACGTGCCCGTGGGCCGCGGCGCCGCGagccgcgcggcggcggcggcggcggtggcgccgaCGATGGGAGCCTTGATGGCCGCCGGCGgccatcagcagcagcagcagccctaCACGCTGGAGATGCTGAGCGGCGGAGTAGGCGGTGGCGCCGCATACGGCGGCGGCTACGCGGCCAAGGACGAGCCGCGGGACGACCTGTTCGTCGACTCGCTCCTGTGCTAGTGAGGGGATATGCGGAGTCGTCGGTCCACACCAATCttggcgcgcgcggcggcgtcTGTAGCCTGCTGTACGTGTACGGCGGGTGTACGTATACACGGTGGCGTACACGCTCGCCTAGCTTCGCACTCAGATACGTACAGAATACACACAACACGTACGCTGTATACACTGGATCGTAGTAGGTGTATTTAGCTTAGTTTAGGAAATGGAAATTTGTTGATTCGTTGTTGGAGGCCTTTCTGCCACGCGCGCACTGCACGGTGCCCTTACATCTCGTATGCGGTATGCCTACGCATACGGTTCTGTGTCTTTTTGTAGCGGCGGTGCCGCCTGTGTGAAAAGGCCATACGTATATCAAATATATAGTGAGACAAAGTCAATAAAGCTGAACAAAGATTTTGCGTTATTTCATCATCTCTTCTAGCAGTGATTGTGAATTACCAAAATAAAACAAAGAAGAGTAAAGTCCATGCATATGTCAAACGATACAAAAACCACTTTTTTGTTTTGTTCTTGGGCCGTGGTTAGTTCCTTAtgaaaaaaatttcgcgacactggagcatttttgtttgtttatggtaattattgttcaaccatggactaactaggctcaaaagattcgtgtcgtaaattttgaccaaactgtgtaattaaattttatttttatctatatttaatattctatgcatacgtctaaagattcgatttgataggaaattttaaaaaaatttggttttttggttgaaactaaacaaggccttgattctATTTTTGAGTCGATGGAGGAATTCGATCACGGGATACCGAACTAGTACTaccaagaccttgtttagttggcaaaatttttagtttttggctactgtaacattttcgtttttatttgacaaacattgtccaatcatggagtaagcaggctcaaaagattcatctcacaaattacagataaactgtgtaattagtttttattttcgtctatatttaatattgtaTACATacgatcaaagat
It encodes:
- the LOC110430291 gene encoding probable WRKY transcription factor 26 isoform X2; translated protein: MASSTGSLEHGGFTFTPPPFITSFTELLSGTGDMLGGAGGADQERSPRGLFHRGARGGVGVPKFKSAQPPSLPISSPPPMSPSSYFAIPAGLSPAELLDSPVLLHSSSNILASPTTGAIPAQRFDWKQAADLIASQSHQQDDTRAAAAAGGFNDFSFHTATTSNAMPAQTTSFPSFKEQQQQVEAAATTNKQSAVVASSNNKQGSSGGGNSSNTKLEDGYNWRKYGQKQVKGSENPRSYYKCTYHSCSMKKKVERSLADGRITQIVYKGAHNHPKPLSTRRNSSSGGVVAAGEEQQAAANSLSAAAAAAGGCGPEHSGATAENSSVTFGDDEAENASHRSDGDEPDAKRWKQEDGENEGSSGGAGGKPVREPRLVVQTLSDIDILDDGFRWRKYGQKVVKGNPNPRSYYKCTTVGCPVRKHVERASHDTRAVITTYEGKHNHDVPVGRGAASRAAAAAAVAPTMGALMAAGGHQQQQQPYTLEMLSGGVGGGAAYGGGYAAKDEPRDDLFVDSLLC
- the LOC110430291 gene encoding probable WRKY transcription factor 26 isoform X1, with the protein product MASSTGSLEHGGFTFTPPPFITSFTELLSGTGDMLGGAGGADQERSPRGLFHRGARGGVGVPKFKSAQPPSLPISSPPPMSPSSYFAIPAGLSPAELLDSPVLLHSSSNILASPTTGAIPAQRFDWKQAADLIASQSHQQDDTRAAAAAGGFNDFSFHTATTSNAMPAQTTSFPSFKQEQQQQVEAAATTNKQSAVVASSNNKQGSSGGGNSSNTKLEDGYNWRKYGQKQVKGSENPRSYYKCTYHSCSMKKKVERSLADGRITQIVYKGAHNHPKPLSTRRNSSSGGVVAAGEEQQAAANSLSAAAAAAGGCGPEHSGATAENSSVTFGDDEAENASHRSDGDEPDAKRWKQEDGENEGSSGGAGGKPVREPRLVVQTLSDIDILDDGFRWRKYGQKVVKGNPNPRSYYKCTTVGCPVRKHVERASHDTRAVITTYEGKHNHDVPVGRGAASRAAAAAAVAPTMGALMAAGGHQQQQQPYTLEMLSGGVGGGAAYGGGYAAKDEPRDDLFVDSLLC